Proteins co-encoded in one Aspergillus luchuensis IFO 4308 DNA, chromosome 6, nearly complete sequence genomic window:
- a CDS encoding Het-C domain-containing protein (COG:S;~EggNog:ENOG410PFTA;~InterPro:IPR010816;~PFAM:PF07217;~SECRETED:SignalP(1-28)), translating to MAPRMSLGTHALLVLGLLLVVLPTQAWAFGAGNIASISAVEGKNWRHGDIEDMLKTIAFIKGHKWTSMMVKRVYFGNWLRDYSQAMDVGTLKSLPAETIRILVWILSFMTFGYATAEFEVTSERLGVYRPEEHIDNPKDYADNQDAREFDQRLRGPVRQVELDIDPETGMKNYIANEEGGWATSAAYIKYSLARSIHYGRTYTHGSQKGNEEDLCEALRCLGQGLHTLEDFAAHTNYIELALREMGFRNVFPHTGVDTQMNIRGHHVFPLVTGTFGMVDFFHSVLGEANDHFTQSEVNEMDIALGDAEANSSGGSLGAFTGLLGNIPGTKDLVEEAEELKRRSEAQESANRSYGARSGYTTRGVSREVDDYSAPRSRGFDDEVPTYRANENERPGEGSQSGSALQDFDPSKTIAQIYPILEFRDKVVRKLASIIEKIPGLEAIVEKITETLTVFVMSLLAPFIRPLINAASKSLQAGSSGVIDASGKHQYEPWTDPNCTDPTHSLLSKDHFSNILNEPAGHVASAILKYVAPRVLYAWQNLDVSDDQVLEDCLKVFHHPALRNMNNEAHRTMFKAVQAWVDSRPDRGADLNDVLSAEGVRQGKNSTGEEGHSHSHGGGGFGAAGHSHGSQQQRPPQQQQQQQGSSPLPWDKLSSLPIPGISNLNKLNSAFSNLMVGGGTRGESEDAENPTQYESRVDSQYTTHHQSSHHEYSSYQHQYQSQSQSQYHHSQEQSYQPAPPPPSGFDSYGGYDEYNRSQRRHHGEHHHSHQHHYPPPGRTPPPPGPPGGYEEQSYSSYSSYGRGNGHSQDYYGGNY from the exons ATGGCTCCGCGAATGAGTCTGGGCACTCACGCCCTGCTCGTTCTGGGTCTGCTGCTTGTTGTCCTTCCCACCCAGGCCTGGGCTTTTGGAGCTGGAA ACATCGCTTCTATTTCGGCCGTTGAGGGCAAGAACTGGCGCCATGGAGATATCGAGGACATGCTCAAGACCATCGCTTTCATCAAGGGCCACAAGTGGACCTCCATGATGGTCAAGCGCGTGTACTTTGGTAACTGGTTGCGCGATTA CTCGCAGGCCATGGACGTCGGTACGCTGAAGAGTCTCCCGGCTGAGACTATCCGGATCCTGGTCTGGATTCTGTCCTTCATGACCTTTGGCTACGCGACGGCTGAGTTTGAGGTCACTTCGGAGAGGTTGGGTGTTTATCGTCCTGAGGAGCATATTGA TAACCCCAAGGATTATGCCGATAATCAGGATGCTCGCGAGTTTGATCAACGACTGCGGGGCCCTGTCCGCCAGGTCGAGCTGGATATCGACCCCGAAACTGGAATGAAGAACTACATTGCGAACGAGGAGGGCGGATGGGCTACCAGCGCCGCTTACATCAAGTATAGCTTGGCTCGCAGCATTCATTACGGACGCACATATACCCATGGAAGCCAGAAAGGAAACGAGGAAGATCTCTGTGAAGCGCTTCGGTGCCTGGGCCAGGGTCTCCATACGTTGGAAGATTTCGCAGCGCATACCAACTATATCGAACTTGCGCTCCGTGAGATGGGTTTCCGCAATGTCTTTCCTCACACTGGCGTGGACACCCAGATGAATATTCGCGGCCACCATGTATTTCCGCTTGTGACTGGAACGTTTGGTATGGTTGATTTCTTCCACTCTGTGCTGGGAGAAGCCAACGATCACTTTACTCAGTCGGAGGTTAACGAGATGGACATTGCGCTCGGAGATGCCGAGGCAAACTCCTCTGGCGGGTCTCTTGGTGCTTTCACTGGTCTTCTGGGCAATATTCCCGGGACAAAGGacctggtggaggaggcggaggagctcaAGCGTCGCTCTGAAGCTCAGGAGTCTGCGAACCGCTCTTATGGTGCTCGTTCTGGTTATACTACGCGCGGCGTCTCTAGGGAGGTGGATGACTACAGCGCTCCGCGTAGTCGAGGATTCGATGATGAGGTCCCAACTTACAGAGCTAACGAAAATGAAAGACCTGGAGAAGGCTCCCAGTCCGGGTCGGCTCTACAGGATTTTGATCCCAGCAAGACTATTGCCCAGATCTATCCCATTCTTGAATTCAGAGACAAAGTTGTCCGCAAGCTCGCATCGATTATCGAGAAGATCCCTGGTTTGGAGGCAATCGTTGAGAAGATCACTGAGACGTTGACCGTCTTCGTTATGTCTCTGCTGGCACCGTTTATCCGCCCCCTCATCAACGCCGCTTCCAAGTCTCTGCAAGCTGGATCTTCCGGTGTGATTGATGCCTCCGGGAAGCACCAGTATGAGCCGTGGACTGACCCCAACTGCACGGATCCTACCCATTCGCTACTCTCCAAGGACCACTTCTCTAACATTCTCAATGAGCCAGCCGGTCATGTTGCCTCCGCTATTCTTAAGTACGTCGCACCTCGGGTTCTGTACGCCTGGCAGAACCTGGACGTCTCCGATGATCAGGTATTGGAGGACTGTCTGAAGGTGTTCCACCACCCGGCTCTGCGCAACATGAACAACGAAGCCCACCGCACAATGTTCAAAGCCGTGCAGGCCTGGGTTGACTCCAGACCGGACCGTGGTGCTGATCTGAACGATGTTCTCAGCGCTGAGGGAGTAAGACAGGGAAAGAACAGCACCGGCGAGGAGGGCCATTCCCACTCacacggtggtggtggatttggtgctGCAGGACACAGCCACGGATCTCAACAGCAGCGtccgcctcagcagcagcagcagcagcaaggctcgtctcctctcccctGGGACAAGCTGTCCAGCCTTCCCATCCCGGGGATCTCCAATCTCAACAAATTGAACAGCGCTTTCTCCAATCTGATGGTAGGTGGAGGTACGAGAGGCGAGAGCGAAGATGCCGAGAACCCAACTCAGTATGAATCACGTGTGGATTCTCAATATACTACGCATCACCAGTCCTCGCATCATGAGTACAGCAGCTACCAGCACCAGTACCAGAGTCAAAGCCAGAGTCAGTATCATCACAGCCAGGAGCAATCATACCAACcagcccctcctcccccatctgGCTTTGACAGCTACGGCGGCTATGATGAATACAATAGAAGTCAGCGAAGGCACCATGGAGAGCATCACCATAGTCACCAGCATCATTACCCACCGCCTGGTCgcacccctcctcctccgggcCCGCCTGGTGGTTACGAGGAACAGTCTTACAGTTCTTACTCCAGTTATGGACGTGGGAACGGACATAGTCAGGACTACTATGGGGGGAACTATTGA
- a CDS encoding putative TRAF-like signal transducer (COG:O;~EggNog:ENOG410QE1X;~InterPro:IPR001841,IPR008974,IPR027370,IPR017907, IPR001293,IPR043211,IPR013083;~PFAM:PF00097,PF13445,PF02176;~go_function: GO:0005515 - protein binding [Evidence IEA];~go_function: GO:0008270 - zinc ion binding [Evidence IEA]) has protein sequence MTSITLDESLAMEANCDRDEVVDLRSLELVSSYDDHLMCPICHCPFVRPVRLQCDHVFCQKCLNTAITAFSPSPFSPGRDDFTCPTCRTPTRGVYLNVPRLLLNMCDDIKVRCPFRGEGCEEIIPRGHIQSHVDKYCGYRLMKCPDSSCNKKTRKKDLSSEGRCLHELQRCLRCDEYVAEQDYEEHVKDLCPSLKTTCPDCQINVLRKSLREHIDSCPEVVHPCAASKYGCPVKVKRADLTTHEQTCPLIAMGPYFEAQNARLDSLELTIRHLQQRNEIFEDGISNIRSTLAQSTRTLAEQDSPTNSDAPRRRDSTSNQSQIDSSNLYTATTTNYLLSLHESLREEVGQLSNAITDLDARASMALMNECLRLKEDMAHTNAAVGSIRMQVQWLLNPRLHQGQRAGARPTNANGSSNPASASGPSSAAGPSTAFLRPRRLSDSGREGTKL, from the exons ATGACATCCATCACTCTCGACGAGTCGCTCGCGATGGAGGCGAACTGCGACCGAGACGAAGTTGTCGACTTGCGCTCACTGGAGTTGGTCTCCAGCTACGATGACCACCTCATGTGCCCGATATGTCACTGCCCTTTCGTTCGCCCCGTGCGCCTGCAGTGCGATCATGTCTTCTGTCAGAAGTGTCTAAATACTGCCATCACTGCGTTCTCCCCCAGTCCGTTTTCCCCCGGTCGCGACGACTTCACCTGTCCTACTTGCCGGACCCCAACGAGGGGTGTCTACCTCAACGTGCCTCGTCTGCTCCTCAATATGTGTGATGATATCAAAGTGCGATGTCCTTTTCGGGGTGAAGGTTGCGAGGAAATTATACCAAGAGGGCACATTCAGTCTCATGTCGACAAGTATTGTGGCTACAGACTCATGAAGTGTCCAGATAGCTCTTGCAACAAGAAGACCCGGAAGAAGGACCTCAGCTCTGAGGGTCGGTGCTTGCATGAGCTTCAACGCTGTCTGCGGTGCGACGAGTACGTCGCGGAACAAGACTACGAG GAACATGTCAAGGATCTATGCCCGAGTTTAAAAACGACATGCCCCGACTGCCAGATAAACGTCCTACGCAAATCACTGCGAGAACACATCGACTCCTGTCCCGAGGTTGTCCATCCTTGCGCGGCATCGAAGTACGGCTGCCCCGTCAAGGTGAAGCGTGCGGACTTGACGACACACGAACAGACCTGTCCACTGATAGCCATGGGCCCGTACTTTGAAGCACAGAATGCACGACTCGATTCCCTTGAACTTACTATCCGCCACCTTCAACAGCGGAACGAGATCTTCGAGGACGGAATTTCCAACATCCGATCGACATTAGCCCAGTCGACTCGTACTCTAGCCGAGCAAGACTCCCCGACAAATTCCGACGCCCCCCGTCGACGAGATTCGACCAGCAACCAATCTCAGATCGACAGCTCCAACCTCTATACCGCCACTACAACGAACTActtgctctctctccatGAATCTCTCCGCGAGGAGGTTGGACAGCTCTCCAATGCCATCACGGATCTAGACGCCCGCGCCAGCATGGCTCTCATGAACGAATGTCTTCGCTTGAAAGAAGACATGGCACACACCAACGCAGCCGTGGGCAGCATTCGCATGCAGGTTCAATGGCTCCTGAACCCCCGTCTGCATCAGGGCCAGCGAGCAGGTGCACGTCCAACCAACGCCAATGGCAGTAGCAACCCTGCGTCTGCCTCAGGTCCCAGTAGCGCCGCTGGCCCGTCTACTGCTTTTCTTCGACCGCGGAGACTCAGCGATAGCGGACGAGAGGGGACTAAACTATGA
- a CDS encoding syntaxin family protein (COG:U;~EggNog:ENOG410PJY6;~InterPro:IPR000727;~PFAM:PF05739;~TransMembrane:1 (o240-259i)), with protein MPNPSQLLLLADHIKLSLLERQRAISLDLEPNSQDGEISRSLDSLKEGIDAVESDCARLEEANDESATEMRDQLDHLYSQYRDLTSQFRGSDGAAADDPVEFTNIKKSSPDLKQPVPQHPSSKSVRFMDNAAEEDDLNRRNLFQPYRDSPSPQGVDTSNMSNQQVYDHHEQIMRDQDEQLDRLGESIGRQHQLSIQIGDELEGHVALLDDMDGHVERHQGRLDKAKRRLDKFRRSASENWSMMTIIGLIIVLVILIVLLK; from the coding sequence ATGCCAAACCCTTCACAACTCCTGCTCCTTGCCGACCATATCAAGCTATCGCTCCTCGAACGGCAACGAGCCATCTCGCTCGACCTCGAACCCAACAGTCAAGATGGCGAGATCTCACGCTCCCTCGACTCCTTGAAAGAGGGCATTGATGCCGTGGAATCCGACTGCGCACGACTAGAAGAAGCCAACGATGAAAGCGCCACCGAGATGAGAGACCAGCTCGACCACCTATACTCCCAGTATCGAGACCTGACATCCCAATTCCGCGGCTCGgatggcgcagcagcagacgaTCCCGTCGAGTTCACCAACATCAAGAAGTCATCACCGGATCTGAAACAGCCCGTCCCGCAACATCCATCTTCCAAATCAGTTCGTTTCATGGACAATGCCGCCGAAGAGGACGATCTCAATCGCCGCAACCTTTTCCAGCCATACCGCGATTCGCCCTCCCCACAGGGCGTCGACACATCCAACATGTCCAACCAGCAGGTCTACGATCATCATGAGCAGATCATGCGCGATCAAGACGAGCAGTTAGACCGACTTGGCGAATCCATCGGACGACAACACCAGCTCAGTATCCAGATCGGGGATGAGCTTGAGGGCCATGTTGCGTTGCTGGATGACATGGATGGCCATGTGGAACGGCATCAGGGTCGGTTAGACAAGGCCAAACGCCGGCTGGATAAATTTCGGCGAAGTGCGAGTGAGAATTGGAGCATGATGACAATCATCGGATTGatcatcgtcctcgtcatACTGATCGTCCTGCTCAAGTga
- a CDS encoding uncharacterized protein (COG:S;~EggNog:ENOG410PS54): MSFLTPIRATTLRLSRPAFAYTTTTTSPAAAAAALHTSIPRPGLKESDHNRDDLANIYEAEKHDQVKSSKEGKAKWKQEIASDSEASVKADRGEVDSDDNNFGAMQERTKGLPNRDGPVNKTQ, from the exons ATGTCCTTCCTCACCCCAATCCGCGCAACTACCCTCCGCCTCTCCCGCCCTGCCTTTgcctacaccaccaccaccacctctccggcagcagcagcagcagccctcCACACCAGCATTCCTCGTCCAGGCTTGAAGGAATCCGATCACA ACCGCGACGACCTCGCCAACATCTACGAGGCCGAGAAACACGACCAAGTAAAGAGCAGTAAGGAAGGCAAGGCCAAGTGGAAGCAGGAAATTGCTAGTGATAGTGAGGCGTCG GTCAAAGCCGATCGCGGTGAAGTAGACAGTGATGATAACAACTTTGGAGCTATGCAGGAACGGACGAAAGGATTGCCGAATAGGGATGGGCCCGTGAACAAGACTCAATAA
- a CDS encoding DUF4452 domain-containing protein (COG:S;~EggNog:ENOG410PQ9V;~InterPro:IPR027915;~PFAM:PF14618): MSTFFYGHQQQHQHQQHPHHGAAAHMANSNNHHGGRSRRGPKMAAQNAQRQFRGVKSMRELAEAPAVTAFRARFEAGRSFDLDDDLEFCPSLLTEDDLHSIHSASSDRSSLSSGSPDTSPLQHQIQPVQQVTPSISLSPASSNSYVHSGVSGNLNHVNFQQPSAVRTRKVIPIVNPNTGMTLTSPPTSISPASMQNAQRRW, encoded by the exons ATGTCTACGTTCTTCTACGgtcaccagcaacagcaccagcaccagcaacaccCTCACCACGGTGCTGCCGCCCACATGGCCAACTCAAACAACCACCATGGGGGTCGTTCCCGTCGGGGACCCAAGATGGCTGCCCAGAATGCTCAGCGCCAGTTCAGAGGTGTCAAGAGCATGCGGGAGCTTGCTGAGGCCCCTGCTGTGACTGCTTTCCGTGCCCGTTTCGAAGCTGGACGGTCTTTTGACCTGGATGACGACCTGGAGTTTTGCCCCAGTCTCCTGACGGAAGATGAT CTGCACTCCATTCACTCTGCTTCCTCGGATCGGTCATCTCTCTCCAGTGGATCTCCCGATacctctcctctccagcATCAAATCCAGCCTGTCCAGCAGGtcaccccctccatctccctgtCTCCTGCCTCCAGCAACTCCTATGTCCACTCAGGGGTTAGCGGTAATCTTAATCACGTGAACTTCCAGCAACCGTCCGCAGTCCGCACCCGCAAGGTTATCCCGATCGTCAACCCCAACACTGGCATGACCTTGACGAGCCCGCCCACGTCGATCTCCCCGGCCTCGATGCAGAATGCCCAACGTCGGTGGTGA
- the ssn8 gene encoding cyclin-dependent protein serine/threonine kinase regulator SSN8 (BUSCO:EOG09262K8C;~COG:K;~EggNog:ENOG410PI7B;~InterPro:IPR036915,IPR028367,IPR043198,IPR006671, IPR013763;~PFAM:PF00134;~TransMembrane:1 (o188-206i);~go_component: GO:0016592 - mediator complex [Evidence IEA];~go_function: GO:0016538 - cyclin-dependent protein serine/threonine kinase regulator activity [Evidence IEA];~go_process: GO:0006357 - regulation of transcription by RNA polymerase II [Evidence IEA]), producing MAANYWASTQRRHWLFTREKLAEIRENFRERDMVAHSQFPLPDQRLLNIYFSQQLIKLGKRMSTRQQALATAQVYVKRFYTKNEIRHTNPYLVVTTAFYLACKMEECPQHIRFVVGEARGLWPEFIAPDVSKLGECEFSLISEMNSQLIVHHPYRTLSELQPELSLTSDEVALAWSVINDHYLTDLPLLYPPHVIAVMAIIVAVVFKPSQTSFHGSAAPLASAMRDGGMNILAALGEKGGNGPPPRIQRLIGWLAESEVDIKAVIECTQELVSLYEVWEQYSEKHCKELLGRMVKSKNLDK from the exons ATGGCTGCTAATTACTGGGCATCAACTCAACGCCGACACTGGCTCTTCACGAGAGAGAAGTTGGCAGAGATTCGGGAGAACTTTAGAGAGCGGGACATGGTCGCTCATAGTCAGTTTCCTTTGCCGGATCAAAGGTTGCTGAACATCTATTTCAGTCAAC AACTCATCAAACTGGGGAAACGGATGTCTACTCGACAACAAGCACTTGCGACAGCGCAAGTCTATGTCAAGAGGTTCTACACCAAGAACGAAATTAGACATACAAACCCGTATCTTGTCGTCACTACTGCCTTCTATCTGGCTTGTAAAATGGAAGAATGCCCTCAACATATTCGATTCGTCGTTGGAGAGGCTAGAGGTCTCTGGCCAG AATTTATTGCCCCAGATGTATCCAAACTAGGGGAATGCGAGTTCTCTCTGATATCGGAGATGAACTCTCAGCTTATTGTGCACCACCCATATCGAACATTATCAGAACTTCAACCCGAGCTGTCACTTACGTCAGATGAAGTTGCTCTTGCATGGTCTGTAATCAACGACCACTATCTCACGGACCTGCCGCTCTTATATCCGCCTCACGTCATCGCTGTCATGGCGATTATCGTCGCTGTGGTCTTCAAGCCCAGCCAGACGAGCTTTCACGGGTCAGCAGCACCACTAGCCAGCGCGATGCGCGATGGCGGCATGAACATTCTTGCCGCATTGGGGGAGAAAGGCGGCAACggccctcctccccgcatTCAGCGACTTATAGGATGGCTTGCCGAGAGTGAAGTGGACATCAAAGCCGTCATAGAGTGTACTCAAGAGTTGGTGTCGCTGTACGAGGTGTGGGAGCAATATAGCGAGAAGCATTGCAAAGAGCTTCTGGGACGGATGGTGAAGAGCAAGAACTTGGACAAATGA
- a CDS encoding calcium-binding mitochondrial carrier protein (BUSCO:EOG09262PZ9;~COG:C;~EggNog:ENOG410PHDS;~InterPro:IPR011992,IPR023395,IPR018108,IPR002048, IPR018247,IPR002067;~PFAM:PF00036,PF13405,PF00153,PF13202,PF13499, PF13833;~go_function: GO:0005509 - calcium ion binding [Evidence IEA];~go_process: GO:0055085 - transmembrane transport [Evidence IEA]), with the protein MDTGESQKDRDQRVAQLWQRLDTKGEGHLDFNGLKKGLKKIDHPLKNADPMLRDIIKAVDTNGDGYIDYPEFRTFVDHTEIGLWQLFDSIDHNHNGEIDKNELKTAFSKSGVTVSNARLEEFFAEVDSNKDGVISYAEWRDFLLFLPAYSSSNLRAVLSYYTATGNLNPEGDVHINDLQGLGYFVAGGIAGAVSRTATAPLDRLKVYLIAQTGVKSSAVRAAKDGAPLRAAGKASKTLVEAVKDLWRAGGIRSLFAGNGLNVVKVMPESAIKFGAYESAKRAFARLEGHGDPKRLMPVSQFLSGGCGGMVAQCFVYPLDTLKFRMQCDTVEGGLKGNQLIAATFKKVWCKHGLLGFFRGLPLGLVGMFPYAAIDLSTFEYMKRALIARKARLNNCHEDDVPLNNFTTGAIGAMSGGFGASVVYPLNVLRTRMQAQGTVLHPATYNGIGDVARKTIQTEGLRGFYKGLTPNLLKVAPAVSISYVVYENSKRMLGLK; encoded by the exons ATGGACACTGGCGAGTCGCAAAAAGATCGGGACCAGAGAGTCGCCCAACTCTGGCAGCGCTTGGATACCAAGGGTGAAGGTCATCTTGACTTCAATGGTCTAAAGAAAGGACTAAAAAAGATCGATCACC CACTCAAGAATGCGGACCCTATGTTACGCGATATCATCAAGGCAGTGGATACCAACGGGGATGGCTATATAGATTATCCTG AATTCCGGACCTTCGTGGATCATACCGAAATCGGCCTCTGGCAACTGTTCGACAGCATAGATCACAATCATAACGGCGAGATCGATAAGAATGAGCTCAAGACCGCCTTTTCGAAATCCGGGGTCACGGTCTCCAACGCAAGGCTGGAAGAATTCTTCGCGGAGGTCGATAGCAATAAAGATGGCGTCATCTCGTATGCGGAGTGGAG ggattttcttcttttcctgccgGCCTACTCGTCCTCAAACCTCCGCGCTGTCTTGTCATACTACACCGCCACGGGAAATCTTAACCCGGAAGGAGATGTCCACATCAATGATCTGCAGGGCTTAG GTTACTTCGTTGCCGGTGGTATCGCAGGCGCAGTGTCCAGGACAGCGACCGCACCCTTAGACCGACTTAAGGTCTATCTCATTGCTCAAACCGGCGTGAAAAGTTCAGCTGTCCGCGCAGCAAAGGATGGCGCTCCTTTGCGTGCCGCGGGGAAGGCATCGAAAACCCTCGTCGAAGCTGTGAAAGATCTGTGGCGTGCGGGCGGTATCCGGAGTCTGTTCGCAG GCAACGGTCTGAACGTTGTAAAAGTCATGCCCGAGTCAGCCATCAAGTTCGGTGCTTATGAA TCTGCAAAACGTGCTTTCGCCCGCCTGGAGGGCCATGGTGACCCCAAACGCCTCATGCCAGTATCGCAGTTCCTGTCTGGAGGCTGCGGTGGAATGGTTGCACA GTGCTTCGTCTACCCTCTTGATACTTTGAAGTT TCGCATGCAGTGTGACACCGTCGAAGGTGGCCTGAAGGGAAACCAGCTCATTGCAGCTACTTTTAAGAAGGTGTGGTGCAAGCACGGCTTACTTGGCTTCTTCCGTGGCTTGCCACTCGGCCTTGTTGGCATGTTTCCTTACGCTGCCATCGATCTGTCCACTTTCGAATACATGAAGCGAGCCTTGATAGCGCGGAAAGCTCGCCTGAACAATTGTCATGAGGACGACGTGCCCCTGAACAACTTCACCACCGGAGCGATTGGCGCTATGAGTGGAGGATTTGGCGCTTCGGTTGTCTATCCACTCAACGTTCTCAGGACGAGAATGCAAGCCCAGGGCACCGTTCTGCATCCCGCGACCTACAACGGCATTGGAGACGTCGCTCGCAAGACTATACAGACCGAAGGACTGCGTGGCTTCTACAAAGGGCTGACGCCGAATCTTCTCAAGGTCGCACCTGCGGTGTCCATCAGCTATGTCGTCTACGAAAATTCGAAACGGATGCTCGGGTTGAAATAG
- the ECM4 gene encoding glutathione S-transferase family protein (COG:O;~EggNog:ENOG410PFDC;~InterPro:IPR036249,IPR040079,IPR036282,IPR010987, IPR004045,IPR016639;~PFAM:PF13409,PF00043,PF13410;~go_function: GO:0004364 - glutathione transferase activity [Evidence IEA];~go_function: GO:0005515 - protein binding [Evidence IEA];~go_process: GO:0006749 - glutathione metabolic process [Evidence IEA]), protein MFPALHRLRQVSQHILQPKPISRFSNPATCRSSFFPAQPIFTPARTMATGNSGKITDWVNPNDKSGEFKRQTSVFRNWISREPGAQFPPEKGRYHLYVSYACPWAHRTLITRKLKGLEDIISFTSVHWHLGEKGWRFATAEEQQPEENVTADPLHDYTHLREIYFSNDPDYTGRFTVPVLFDKKTNRIVSNESAEIIRMLYYEFDDLLPEPYKSIDLFPSSLRTEIDSSNEWIYNDVNNGVYKSGFATTQEAYEKAVTTLFSSLDKIEAHLSDSKNAPYFFGSEITEADIRLFTTIIRFDPVYVQHFKCNIRDIRSGYPAIHRWMRNLYWDVPAFKETTNFEHIKFHYTKSHKQINQFAITPVGPLPDVLPKDEEVRAVKGA, encoded by the exons ATGTTTCCCGCTCTCCATCGACTTCGACAAGTCTCGCAACATATCTTGCAACCCAAACCTATTTCCAGATTCTCAAATCCAGCTACTTGCAGAagctccttcttccccgcacaGCCGATCTTTACTCCAGCACGCACCATGGCT ACAGGTAACAGTGGCAAGATCACAGACTGGGTCAATCCCAATGACAAGTCGGGCGAGTTCAAGCGCCAGACGTCAGTCTTCCGCAACTGGATCTCCAGAGAGCCTGGCGCTCAATTTCCTCCCGAGAAGGGCCGTTATCACCTCTACGTCTCTTACGCCTGTCCTTGGG CCCACCGGACTCTGATCACGCGCAAGCTCAAGGGTCTTGAGGAtatcatctccttcacctctgTCCACTGGCACCTAGGAGAAAAGG GCTGGCGCTTCGCAACCgcagaagaacaacaacccgAAGAAAACGTCACCGCCGACCCTCTACACGACTACACTCACCTGCGCGAAATCTACTTCTCCAATGACCCCGACTACACCGGCCGGTTCACCGTCCCCGTTCTGTTCGACAAGAAAACCAACCGTATCGTAAGCAACGAG AGCGCCGAAATCATTCGCATGCTCTACTACGAATTCGACGACCTCCTCCCGGAACCCTACAAATCCATCGACCTATTCCCCTCGTCCCTCCGCACGGAGATCGATTCCTCCAACGAATGGATCTACAACGACGTCAACAACGGTGTCTACAAGTCCGGCTTCGCCACCACGCAAGAAGCATACGAGAAGGCCGTCACGACATTGTTCTCCTCTCTCGACAAGATCGAGGCCCATCTGTCGGATTCGAAGAACGCGCCGTACTTCTTCGGCTCGGAGATCACGGAGGCGGATATTCGTCTGTTCACAACAATCATTCGCTTTGATCCGGTCTATGTGCAGCACTTCAAGTGCAATATTCGGGATATTCGGTCCGGGTACCCAGCTATTCATCGCTGGATGAGGAACTTGTATTGGGATGTGCCGGCTTTCAAGGAGACGACGAACTTTGAGCATATCAAGTTCCATTATACTAAGAGTCATAAGCAGATTAATCAGTTTGCGATTACGCCGGTTGGGCCGTTGCCGGATGTTTTGcccaaggatgaggaggttaGGGCTGTTAAGGGTGCTTAG